The region GCTGCTCTCTGATTTGAATTTCTCCATTAACATGGGTGAGTTTTTGGTGTTGTTGGGGCGCAGTGGGTCGGGTAAAACTACTACGATGAAACTGATCAATCACTTGTTAACCCCTACGTCAGGCGTTGTGCGGGTTCAGGAACGAGCAACTATCGACTGGAACCCGATTGAGCTACGGCGCAATATTGGTTATGTGATTCAAGAAACGGGACTGTTTCCCCATTTCACGATTGAGCAAAATGTGGGGCTGGTGCCGATGTTGCAAGGCTGGAACTCGAAGCAGGTTAAAGCCCGGGTGCATGAGCTATTGCATTTGATTGGGCTGGAGCCAGCACAGTTTGCTAACCGCTATCCGCATCAACTTTCGGGCGGGCAACGGCAACGGGTGGGAGTGGCGCGAGCACTGGCAGCCGATCCACCGATTCTGTTGATGGATGAGCCGTTTGGGGCACTCGATCCGATTACGCGATTAGAGTTGCAGCAAGAATTTCGCCGTTTGCAACAAGAGTTGGGCAAGACAGTAGTGTTTGTCACCCATGACATTCAAGAAGCACTAATTCTGGCATCGCGGATTGGATTGATGCACGATGGGCGGCTGGTATTTTTGGGAACGGCTGAGGAGTTTTTGCACTCTGCCAATGACGAGGCGCGAACCTTCCTGAAACCATTACGCACAATGGAACATTTGGCAGGGCGAGAATGAATCACTTCTTTCTGGTGAAATACGGCTCTGAAATTTTGCAGCGCACAGGTGAGCATTTGCTGTTGGTGGGGGTTGCGATCGCTGTTGCCATCGTGATTAGCCTGCCGTTGGGAATTGTAATTACTCGTCAAAAAGTCTTGCGACAACCCATCCTCGCTGTTGCCAATATCTTGCAAACAGTTCCCAGTCTAGCGATGTTTGGCTTACTAATTCCGCTGGTCGGCATTGGTATTGTTCCGGCAATTATTGCGCTGACCCTCTACTCATTCTTGCCTATTATCCGCAATACCTATACGGGCATTATGAACGTTGATCCGGCTGTGCGTGAAGCTGGACGAGGTATGGGCATGACGGATTGGCAGTTGCTTTCGCGGGTAGAGCTACCACTGGCAGCCGGGGTGATTTTGGCAGGAGTGCGAGTGGCAACAGTGATTGCCGTAGGCATTGCCACGATCGCTGCTGCAATTGGAGCCGGAGGATTGGGTGTCTTCATCTTTCGCGGCATTGCCGTGGTCAACAATGACCTGATTCTCGCGGGTGCGGTTCCGGCAGCCGCGATCGCCCTAATTGCTGACTACGGAATCGGCTGGCTGGAAAAACGCTTCACCGTCAAACGCTGAACTTAATGGAAGCGATCGCACGTTTTGCTGCATCGGCTTTGCCATGCCTGGCAGATCAGGACGGAACCATTAAAGCCTTTGGTCGCGCAAAAATCATCCTGCCTGCAGAAGTTTGCAAAGCACTTGTCACAATCACTTGAATCTCGCCACCCAAATAGCTGCGACCTTCTTCCACCACAACCATTGTGCCATCTTCTAAATATCCCACGCCCTGCGTTGGTTCCTTGCCTTCTCGCAGAATCTTCAGGTCAATGCTATCTCCAGGCAGGTAAGTAGGACGCACAGCTTGGGCAAGATCATTAATGTTCAATACT is a window of Leptolyngbyaceae cyanobacterium JSC-12 DNA encoding:
- a CDS encoding ABC-type proline/glycine betaine transport system, ATPase component (IMG reference gene:2510096174~PFAM: ABC transporter), whose product is MQPEGIAVSFQGVGLTIAGRVLLSDLNFSINMGEFLVLLGRSGSGKTTTMKLINHLLTPTSGVVRVQERATIDWNPIELRRNIGYVIQETGLFPHFTIEQNVGLVPMLQGWNSKQVKARVHELLHLIGLEPAQFANRYPHQLSGGQRQRVGVARALAADPPILLMDEPFGALDPITRLELQQEFRRLQQELGKTVVFVTHDIQEALILASRIGLMHDGRLVFLGTAEEFLHSANDEARTFLKPLRTMEHLAGRE
- a CDS encoding ABC-type proline/glycine betaine transport system, permease component (IMG reference gene:2510096175~PFAM: Binding-protein-dependent transport system inner membrane component), with the protein product MNHFFLVKYGSEILQRTGEHLLLVGVAIAVAIVISLPLGIVITRQKVLRQPILAVANILQTVPSLAMFGLLIPLVGIGIVPAIIALTLYSFLPIIRNTYTGIMNVDPAVREAGRGMGMTDWQLLSRVELPLAAGVILAGVRVATVIAVGIATIAAAIGAGGLGVFIFRGIAVVNNDLILAGAVPAAAIALIADYGIGWLEKRFTVKR